A section of the Chryseobacterium scophthalmum genome encodes:
- a CDS encoding TonB-dependent receptor, whose translation MNTIIQKSFIPLFACCTIGVFAQKQMVTGIVSDENQSLPGAAVTIEGTKKVIITDSEGRFTISDLKEGQYNLKVSYIGFESKNLNIEIVDAQNLNVGSIVLYQSQKSIDEVIISGTLKNSEARALNMQKNAINISNVIASDGIGKLPDRNAAETVQRVQGVSIERDQGEGRFVSLRGLPPFWASTTINGNRLPTAEEETTSRATAFDFFPTELISYVHVNKSFTPDMEADGIGGGVNFITKTPPMKTEFRGTLGTGYNEKADKGVYNLGLLYGGRTKNKKFGYLVNFSHFIRNWSTDNFEARRSGDEGVFRMELRDYQGVRKTTGANAALEYVFSPKSTFYLKGMYGTLSDDETHYKHRVRFDKFSSTNNTARVELQNIHNLLITELTSVSLGGIHQLNKSKIDWDLSYYNNLFKYGNIPDKQNNSYYVIKYTQNGVGINPNYILDKGVGPRAYWKADGGKLDYKDPDALFGFYSDPNFKMDASQMRFTDLEFYKVYVQERDKIVAGFNHEIDISDKLTLKYGFKYRDKERNARFSDIFYNWSNGTAPFLSEFGQYTTTQPNGTKYLSEMNAHIGNTFGPVLSTGGMDQFWFQNQGNLTINKTDSEALEYNKALGRNFDVFEKHADAYGIGTYKINDKMTILGGVRLSNTHTKVKGYNVVNNTLTEVENTKDYLAVLPMLHFKYAINDKTNLRFAATRTFSRPNFGDLTPGGTYIEADNEFKGGNPNLNPTYSINLDLMGEYYFSNVGILSGGVFYKSITDPIFQDSFIGNYNGINGVQFSAPNNGKAAWLGGIELGINRRFDFLPGFLQYFGTQLNATFMTSEMEKPSGRKVKLPYQAKEIYNIQLFFEKGGFNARLAYNHKGNFAVEYAEEDLYDSYYGKYSNLDFGTSYQINKHFTVFADVNNILNKPLIYHFGENQDRPEQVEYYGVRGNIGVKVNF comes from the coding sequence ATGAATACCATAATCCAAAAAAGCTTTATTCCACTTTTTGCCTGTTGCACGATTGGAGTATTTGCACAGAAACAGATGGTAACCGGAATTGTATCGGATGAAAATCAGTCACTTCCTGGGGCAGCCGTTACTATTGAAGGAACTAAAAAAGTAATCATCACAGATTCGGAAGGAAGATTTACAATCAGCGATTTAAAAGAAGGACAATATAATCTGAAAGTTAGCTATATCGGTTTTGAATCTAAAAATCTAAACATTGAAATTGTCGACGCACAAAATCTTAATGTGGGAAGTATTGTTTTATACCAAAGTCAGAAAAGCATTGACGAAGTTATTATTTCGGGAACGTTGAAAAACAGTGAGGCAAGAGCATTGAATATGCAGAAAAACGCCATCAATATTTCTAACGTTATCGCATCCGACGGAATTGGGAAACTCCCGGACAGAAATGCTGCTGAAACCGTTCAAAGAGTTCAGGGAGTTTCTATTGAAAGAGATCAGGGTGAAGGAAGATTCGTTTCTTTAAGAGGGCTTCCGCCGTTTTGGGCTTCTACAACGATTAATGGAAACAGACTTCCGACCGCTGAAGAAGAAACAACTTCCAGAGCAACAGCATTCGATTTTTTCCCTACAGAACTAATTTCTTATGTTCATGTCAATAAATCTTTCACTCCCGATATGGAAGCAGACGGAATTGGCGGTGGAGTGAATTTTATCACCAAAACACCTCCAATGAAAACAGAATTCAGAGGAACTTTAGGAACGGGATATAACGAAAAAGCAGACAAAGGAGTTTATAATTTAGGCTTATTGTATGGTGGAAGAACAAAGAATAAAAAATTCGGATACTTAGTTAATTTTTCTCATTTCATCAGAAATTGGTCAACAGATAATTTTGAAGCAAGAAGAAGCGGTGACGAAGGAGTTTTCAGAATGGAGCTCAGAGATTATCAAGGTGTAAGAAAAACCACAGGAGCCAATGCCGCTTTAGAATATGTGTTTTCACCCAAAAGCACCTTTTATTTGAAAGGTATGTACGGAACACTTTCTGATGACGAAACTCATTACAAACACAGAGTAAGATTCGACAAATTCAGCAGCACAAACAATACAGCAAGAGTTGAGCTTCAGAATATTCATAATTTACTAATCACAGAATTAACATCAGTTTCTTTAGGCGGGATTCATCAATTGAATAAAAGTAAAATCGATTGGGACTTATCATATTACAACAATCTGTTTAAATACGGAAACATTCCGGATAAGCAGAATAATTCTTACTATGTTATTAAATATACACAAAATGGCGTAGGGATCAATCCAAACTATATTTTAGACAAAGGAGTTGGCCCAAGAGCTTACTGGAAAGCCGATGGCGGAAAATTAGACTACAAAGATCCGGATGCATTATTTGGTTTTTACAGCGACCCAAATTTTAAAATGGATGCTTCGCAAATGAGATTTACCGATCTTGAATTTTATAAGGTTTATGTTCAGGAAAGAGATAAAATCGTTGCTGGTTTCAACCATGAAATCGATATATCTGATAAACTGACGTTGAAATATGGCTTTAAGTACCGCGACAAAGAAAGAAATGCCAGATTTTCTGATATTTTCTACAATTGGAGCAACGGAACCGCACCATTCCTTTCAGAATTCGGTCAATATACCACAACACAACCGAACGGAACAAAATATTTAAGCGAAATGAATGCCCACATCGGAAATACTTTCGGACCGGTATTGTCGACTGGCGGAATGGATCAGTTCTGGTTTCAGAATCAGGGAAATTTAACCATTAATAAAACAGATTCAGAAGCTTTGGAATACAATAAAGCCTTGGGAAGAAACTTTGATGTTTTTGAAAAACACGCCGATGCTTACGGAATAGGAACTTACAAAATCAACGATAAAATGACGATTTTGGGAGGTGTAAGATTATCAAATACACACACCAAAGTGAAAGGTTATAACGTTGTTAATAATACCTTAACCGAAGTAGAGAACACAAAAGATTATCTTGCGGTTTTGCCGATGTTACATTTTAAATATGCCATCAACGATAAAACTAACCTTAGATTTGCAGCGACAAGAACCTTCTCAAGACCAAATTTTGGAGATTTAACTCCGGGAGGAACTTATATTGAAGCTGATAATGAATTTAAAGGAGGAAATCCTAACCTGAACCCAACCTACTCTATCAACCTCGATTTAATGGGAGAATATTACTTCTCAAACGTCGGAATTTTAAGCGGAGGTGTTTTTTATAAGTCAATTACTGACCCTATTTTCCAAGACTCTTTTATAGGAAATTACAACGGAATCAATGGAGTACAATTCAGTGCTCCGAATAATGGAAAAGCAGCCTGGTTAGGCGGAATTGAATTAGGAATCAACAGAAGATTTGATTTTTTACCTGGATTTTTGCAATATTTCGGAACCCAGCTTAATGCAACGTTTATGACGTCTGAAATGGAAAAACCAAGTGGCAGAAAAGTGAAACTTCCGTATCAGGCAAAAGAAATATACAACATACAGCTTTTCTTTGAAAAAGGTGGTTTCAATGCAAGATTAGCATACAATCATAAAGGAAATTTCGCTGTAGAATATGCTGAAGAAGACCTTTATGATTCATACTACGGAAAATACAGCAATCTAGACTTTGGAACTTCTTATCAAATTAATAAGCATTTTACGGTTTTTGCAGATGTAAACAACATTTTGAACAAACCATTGATTTATCATTTCGGTGAAAATCAAGACAGACCAGAGCAGGTAGAATATTATGGTGTAAGAGGGAATATTGGTGTAAAAGTGAATTTCTAA
- a CDS encoding helix-turn-helix domain-containing protein: MSDFIIGIGKRIKDIRKENNLTINELANRANVSNGLISRIENGRTIPSLPVLLDLIQSLDIDASYFFEGVENRNSTKYLYIPKENQQVIEKEIEAQGFKYMHIFSKSLNSLGFEAVLLTLEPNSKREKVITDAWEFKYILKGTVKYLIDQEEVILSEGDALYFNGRFPHVPVSISDESCIMLVLYLYSERD, translated from the coding sequence ATGAGCGACTTTATCATAGGCATTGGAAAAAGAATTAAAGACATTAGAAAAGAAAACAATCTAACTATTAATGAACTTGCCAACAGAGCCAACGTTAGCAATGGCTTAATTTCAAGAATTGAAAACGGACGAACTATTCCTTCTCTTCCTGTGCTATTAGATTTAATTCAGTCTCTGGATATTGATGCAAGCTATTTCTTTGAAGGCGTTGAAAACAGGAATAGCACAAAATACCTCTACATCCCAAAAGAAAATCAGCAAGTTATTGAAAAAGAAATCGAAGCTCAAGGATTTAAGTATATGCACATTTTCAGTAAAAGCTTAAATTCATTAGGTTTCGAAGCTGTTTTACTCACCTTGGAACCGAATTCTAAAAGAGAAAAAGTGATCACTGATGCATGGGAATTCAAATACATCTTAAAAGGAACTGTAAAATATCTGATTGATCAGGAAGAAGTTATACTCTCAGAGGGTGATGCATTATATTTTAACGGGAGATTTCCCCACGTTCCTGTAAGCATTTCTGATGAATCTTGCATCATGCTTGTATTATATCTATACTCAGAACGAGACTGA
- a CDS encoding PIG-L family deacetylase, with amino-acid sequence MFKKVITACILSFYTVFSAQQVRPSKSSEIYRELKTLKQLPKVLYLAAHPDDENTGLLSWLINDQNVETGYLSLTRGDGGQNLLGTEQSAALGLIRTHELLEARKLDGAQQFFTRAIDFGFSKNTTDTFKQWDENSIIADVVWVIRKFRPDVIICRFPPTAAAGHGQHAASAVVAEKAFKLTGDKNAFPDQLKYVNVWQPKRVLWNTFRFGNNNTTAENQLKVTVGQYDAKLGMGYGELAGLSRSLHKSQGAGTQSVAGIKTEYFSHVTGESAKETLFDGVTKTWTSQGNADIDQSLDKIISNFNFNEPDRSLPALLVLRKKVLALKDSDLKKDKIKSLDNIILSCAGFMGEVVTNQAEAVAGENHNFRLNLISRTANPVILENVKWLSQSENFNRKLSKDSLISIQHDIQIPTDAALTEPYWLAKPAKDAATFSVPSDTLIGLPEAESPLNVLLDLKIGSEKFQVKLPLSFKKLDPVRGDVVEALRIVPALELKFTQPLYLVKENEDLNLSLNFKVNSSNQFNNGKVNLLYNGEQLGEGDLKSINGKDFTVNYVIPKTKLASIKSNQLQLDANFVADGVTYNKKQVLIQYPHLPSLQYFTPATVAVMKGDIQAKVKKVGYIQGAGDFIPEFLHIAGIQVDVLKDEDFYGNLDESNGNGNQNKLSQYDAIVLGVRANNTEKKLGRWMPFLWSYVKAGGNLVMQYNTNQDTTVNQLGIYNFNIANKRVTEENAEVKFLNPKHQLLNFPNKITANDFNGWVQERGAYFPDKWDAAYEPLFEIRDTGEEPLQGSTLYAKYGKGNFIYTPLAFFRQLPAGNVGAARLFLNFLSAQKNE; translated from the coding sequence ATGTTCAAAAAAGTAATCACTGCATGTATCCTTAGTTTCTATACGGTTTTTTCGGCTCAACAGGTTCGACCTTCCAAATCATCTGAAATTTACCGTGAACTCAAAACCCTTAAACAGCTACCTAAAGTTTTATATCTTGCGGCTCATCCCGATGATGAAAATACGGGATTGCTCTCTTGGTTAATCAACGACCAAAATGTAGAAACGGGTTATTTGTCTTTAACGAGAGGAGATGGTGGTCAGAATTTATTAGGCACAGAACAAAGTGCTGCACTGGGTTTAATCAGAACACATGAGCTTTTAGAGGCAAGAAAATTAGACGGTGCTCAACAGTTTTTTACCCGTGCGATTGATTTCGGATTTTCTAAAAATACCACCGATACCTTTAAACAATGGGATGAAAATAGTATTATAGCAGATGTAGTTTGGGTAATCCGTAAATTCCGTCCGGATGTGATTATTTGTCGATTTCCGCCTACCGCTGCGGCAGGTCACGGACAGCACGCTGCTTCAGCAGTGGTTGCAGAAAAAGCTTTTAAATTGACAGGCGATAAAAATGCTTTTCCGGATCAACTGAAATATGTTAATGTATGGCAGCCAAAACGTGTGCTATGGAATACTTTCCGATTTGGTAACAACAATACGACGGCTGAAAATCAACTGAAAGTCACAGTTGGACAATATGATGCAAAACTCGGAATGGGCTATGGTGAATTGGCTGGATTAAGCAGAAGTTTACATAAGAGCCAGGGTGCAGGAACACAGTCTGTAGCCGGAATTAAAACTGAATATTTTTCCCACGTTACAGGCGAATCTGCAAAAGAAACACTTTTTGATGGAGTAACTAAAACCTGGACTTCACAAGGAAACGCTGATATTGACCAATCATTAGATAAAATTATTTCCAATTTCAATTTCAATGAGCCAGACCGTAGTTTACCTGCTTTGCTTGTTTTGCGAAAAAAAGTTTTAGCATTAAAAGATTCAGATTTAAAAAAAGATAAAATTAAATCTCTTGATAATATCATTTTAAGCTGTGCCGGATTTATGGGTGAAGTGGTTACCAATCAGGCTGAAGCTGTTGCTGGAGAAAATCACAATTTCAGATTAAATCTAATCTCAAGAACTGCAAACCCTGTTATTTTAGAAAATGTAAAATGGTTGAGTCAATCAGAAAATTTCAACAGGAAACTATCAAAAGATTCTTTAATTAGCATTCAGCATGATATTCAGATTCCTACTGATGCAGCACTCACAGAACCTTATTGGTTAGCAAAACCAGCCAAAGATGCGGCAACTTTCTCTGTTCCAAGTGATACTTTAATAGGTTTACCCGAAGCAGAATCACCACTGAATGTTTTGCTTGATTTAAAAATCGGTTCGGAAAAGTTTCAGGTTAAACTTCCTTTATCTTTCAAAAAACTAGATCCTGTACGTGGCGATGTGGTTGAAGCCTTGCGTATTGTTCCTGCATTGGAACTGAAATTTACACAACCGCTTTATTTAGTGAAAGAAAATGAAGATTTGAATTTAAGCTTAAATTTTAAAGTTAATTCGAGCAATCAGTTCAATAATGGAAAAGTAAACCTGTTATATAATGGAGAACAATTAGGTGAAGGAGATTTAAAATCGATCAACGGGAAAGATTTTACTGTCAATTACGTTATTCCAAAAACTAAGCTTGCCTCAATAAAATCAAATCAGTTACAATTGGATGCCAATTTTGTTGCAGATGGAGTAACTTATAATAAAAAACAAGTATTAATTCAATATCCACATTTACCTTCATTACAATATTTTACACCTGCCACTGTAGCTGTGATGAAAGGCGATATTCAGGCGAAGGTTAAAAAAGTGGGTTACATACAAGGTGCAGGCGATTTCATTCCTGAGTTTTTACATATTGCAGGAATTCAGGTAGATGTTCTGAAAGACGAAGATTTTTATGGAAACTTAGATGAATCCAATGGAAACGGTAATCAAAACAAGCTGTCACAGTATGATGCCATCGTTCTTGGTGTTCGTGCCAATAACACGGAGAAAAAGCTGGGTCGCTGGATGCCTTTTTTATGGTCTTATGTAAAAGCCGGAGGTAATTTGGTGATGCAGTATAACACGAATCAGGATACAACAGTTAACCAATTGGGAATTTACAATTTTAATATTGCCAATAAGCGTGTTACCGAAGAAAATGCTGAGGTTAAATTTTTAAATCCAAAACATCAATTACTGAACTTTCCAAACAAAATTACCGCAAATGATTTTAACGGTTGGGTACAGGAGCGTGGCGCTTATTTCCCTGACAAATGGGATGCAGCATATGAACCTCTTTTTGAAATACGCGATACGGGTGAAGAGCCTTTGCAGGGATCAACTTTGTATGCCAAATACGGAAAAGGGAATTTTATTTATACGCCATTGGCATTTTTCAGACAATTACCTGCCGGAAATGTTGGTGCGGCTCGTTTATTTTTAAACTTTTTATCTGCACAGAAAAACGAATGA
- a CDS encoding sodium:solute symporter, translated as MSTIDWTVLIVTLVAVVVYGVFIGRGQKSNESYLKADNKMPWYIVLIGIMATQASAITFLSAPGQAYTDGMRFVQYYFGLPLAMIVICITFIPIFQRLNVYTAYEYLENRFDKKTRVLTSLLFLFSRGLSTGISIYAPSIILSSVLNWNIYLTNVLTGGILLIYTYVGGAKAIAHTQKLQFLIILGTMAFAGYLLIQNMPNGIGFKDALYLAGKSGKLNVITTEFDWKDKYNIWSGLIGGFFLALSYFGTDQSQVGRYITAKDNTNAKMGLLLNGLVKIPMQFAILLIGALLFAFFSLKPAPIYFNERSYQHLKETKPEQAAVFEKEHQDLQIKFNAESKEILKLKETQSPQLKQTIQDFKHTQTEVKALHGRVEEAINHSNFNAEKTDTNYIFLYFVKNTLPVGMIGLLFAVIFLASWGSISAALNSLAACSLKDVHLIFKKEIPDDATELKYSRLHTLAWGIFSIGVAMFATQMGSLIEAVNVLGSLFYGPILGIFLVAFYYKKVNGAIVFISAILSEITVIAVYQFDIISFLWLNVIGAAAVIIFSAIGLVFYKPKAVNS; from the coding sequence ATGAGTACGATAGATTGGACAGTTCTTATTGTTACATTGGTTGCAGTGGTGGTTTACGGCGTATTTATCGGTCGTGGCCAGAAAAGCAACGAATCATACCTAAAAGCAGATAATAAAATGCCTTGGTACATTGTGTTGATTGGTATTATGGCTACACAGGCAAGTGCCATTACATTTCTTTCAGCTCCGGGTCAGGCGTATACAGACGGAATGCGTTTCGTTCAATATTACTTTGGTTTGCCTTTGGCGATGATTGTGATCTGTATCACTTTCATCCCTATTTTTCAGCGTCTAAATGTTTATACTGCCTATGAATATTTAGAAAATCGTTTTGATAAAAAAACAAGAGTACTCACTTCACTTCTTTTTCTTTTTTCGAGAGGTTTATCAACGGGAATCAGTATTTACGCTCCGAGTATCATCTTATCAAGCGTTTTAAACTGGAATATTTATTTAACCAATGTTTTGACAGGTGGAATTTTGCTGATTTACACCTATGTTGGCGGAGCAAAAGCGATTGCTCACACTCAAAAATTACAGTTTCTCATTATTCTTGGAACAATGGCTTTTGCAGGGTATTTACTTATCCAAAACATGCCGAATGGAATTGGCTTTAAGGATGCACTTTATCTGGCGGGGAAATCGGGAAAGCTCAATGTAATCACCACAGAATTTGATTGGAAAGATAAATACAATATTTGGAGCGGGTTAATTGGCGGTTTTTTTCTGGCACTTTCTTACTTTGGGACAGACCAGAGTCAGGTTGGGAGATATATTACTGCGAAAGACAATACCAATGCAAAAATGGGTTTGTTGTTGAACGGTTTGGTTAAAATTCCGATGCAATTTGCTATTCTTTTGATCGGTGCTTTGCTTTTCGCTTTCTTTTCTTTAAAACCGGCTCCGATTTATTTTAACGAACGTTCTTATCAACATTTAAAGGAAACCAAGCCTGAACAGGCTGCGGTTTTTGAAAAAGAGCATCAGGATTTACAAATAAAGTTTAATGCAGAATCAAAAGAAATTTTAAAATTAAAAGAAACTCAATCTCCTCAACTTAAACAAACAATTCAGGATTTTAAACATACACAAACCGAGGTAAAAGCACTTCACGGAAGGGTAGAAGAGGCTATCAATCATTCAAACTTTAATGCAGAAAAAACAGATACGAATTATATTTTCCTGTATTTCGTAAAAAATACCTTGCCTGTAGGAATGATTGGTTTGCTGTTTGCCGTCATTTTTCTTGCCAGTTGGGGCTCAATTTCTGCTGCGCTTAATTCCCTGGCTGCTTGTTCATTAAAAGATGTTCATTTAATATTTAAAAAAGAAATTCCAGATGATGCAACCGAATTGAAATACAGTCGACTGCATACTTTAGCATGGGGTATTTTCTCTATTGGTGTCGCAATGTTTGCTACCCAAATGGGTTCCCTTATTGAAGCGGTTAATGTTTTAGGTTCTCTTTTCTACGGTCCGATATTGGGGATTTTTCTTGTTGCATTTTACTATAAAAAAGTCAACGGGGCGATTGTATTTATCTCTGCAATTTTATCAGAAATTACGGTTATTGCCGTTTATCAGTTCGATATCATTTCCTTCCTTTGGCTGAATGTAATCGGGGCAGCGGCAGTTATTATATTTTCTGCAATCGGATTAGTGTTTTATAAGCCGAAAGCAGTAAATTCGTAG
- a CDS encoding DUF2911 domain-containing protein gives MKAMIKTATVFVAAMTISVNAFAQEAKKPASPPATATGKIKDATITIAYSSPSVKGRTIWGGLEAYDKVWRAGANEATTFETSKDITVQGKKLPAGKYSFFLIPKESGTWTAIFNKEPKQWGAYKYEQSKDALRVDVKTKALPVTQETLVYKINNNGFTMDWDKISVPVEIK, from the coding sequence ATGAAAGCAATGATCAAAACTGCTACCGTATTTGTAGCTGCAATGACAATTTCAGTAAATGCCTTTGCGCAGGAAGCTAAAAAACCAGCAAGTCCTCCGGCTACTGCAACAGGAAAAATTAAAGATGCAACCATTACCATTGCCTATAGCAGTCCTTCTGTTAAAGGTCGTACCATATGGGGTGGTTTAGAAGCTTATGATAAAGTTTGGCGTGCAGGTGCGAATGAAGCAACTACTTTTGAAACAAGTAAGGACATTACCGTTCAGGGTAAAAAATTGCCAGCGGGTAAATACAGTTTTTTCTTAATCCCTAAAGAAAGTGGAACGTGGACTGCGATTTTTAATAAAGAACCAAAACAATGGGGCGCTTATAAATACGAACAATCTAAAGATGCTTTACGTGTTGATGTAAAAACAAAAGCTTTACCAGTAACACAGGAAACTTTAGTGTATAAAATAAACAATAACGGATTCACAATGGATTGGGATAAAATCTCAGTTCCTGTAGAAATTAAATAA
- a CDS encoding serine hydrolase domain-containing protein, whose protein sequence is MNNLFFLLFTTLLFTNPLSAQALKTSKETKKTHQNSTEQKSEINQIDSLMTKSYERGLFNGNVLIAKNNKIIYQKSFGFTDETKQTKLNNKSIFNIGSIAKEFNAVAIMILFERGLLNLDDPISKYNLGLPKWSEKVTTRHLINYASGIPKIENKLIVPKNDEEAWKILRNSDTLLFEPGTNYMYDNGNVFLQRRIIEKVTGMTFQQFVIKNIVNPLKMTNSVFDPTFGSKNRTSCYDMDNVRCPELKFISGWLWVDINDFYKWTEAMNTNHLISKESFQTLLNNPYAKEEGGSLGRYFEKEDLQRHNGVSYKFESIFLNDFKNKITIILVSNNLNRVWDLGHIIHNLMLGKEYEIPKKSVYQALRKESLYDVNKAIKTYYLLKKNSEKEYSFENPGELNKLGYELLRLGKTNESITIFKLATKEFPTNANLFDSLGEAYFTGKQYSLALESYKKAISLGGTSGHAEKMIDKIEKEIGK, encoded by the coding sequence ATGAATAACCTGTTTTTCTTATTATTTACAACTCTTTTATTTACCAATCCGCTTTCTGCCCAAGCGTTAAAAACTTCCAAAGAAACAAAGAAAACACACCAAAATTCGACTGAACAAAAATCAGAAATCAATCAAATTGATTCCTTGATGACAAAATCCTATGAAAGAGGTTTATTTAATGGAAATGTTCTTATCGCTAAAAATAATAAAATCATCTATCAAAAATCATTTGGTTTTACCGATGAAACGAAACAGACTAAATTAAATAACAAATCGATATTCAACATTGGCTCTATTGCAAAGGAATTTAATGCTGTTGCTATCATGATTTTATTTGAACGTGGACTTCTTAATCTTGATGATCCTATTTCTAAATATAACTTAGGATTGCCGAAATGGTCAGAAAAAGTGACTACAAGACATTTGATTAATTATGCAAGTGGAATTCCAAAAATCGAAAATAAACTAATAGTCCCGAAAAATGATGAAGAAGCTTGGAAGATATTGAGAAACAGTGACACCTTATTGTTTGAACCAGGAACTAATTATATGTATGATAATGGCAATGTATTTTTGCAAAGAAGAATTATTGAAAAGGTAACCGGAATGACTTTTCAGCAATTTGTCATTAAAAACATTGTTAACCCTTTGAAAATGACCAATTCGGTATTTGATCCAACATTCGGCTCTAAAAACAGAACCTCTTGTTATGATATGGACAATGTAAGATGCCCGGAATTGAAATTTATCAGCGGTTGGCTTTGGGTAGATATCAATGATTTCTATAAATGGACTGAAGCGATGAATACAAATCATTTAATATCGAAAGAATCCTTTCAAACTTTATTGAATAATCCATACGCAAAAGAAGAAGGCGGATCACTTGGAAGATATTTTGAAAAAGAAGACCTGCAAAGACACAATGGAGTTTCTTATAAGTTTGAATCCATTTTTTTAAACGATTTTAAAAATAAAATTACGATAATTCTGGTATCCAATAATCTCAATAGAGTTTGGGATTTAGGGCATATTATTCACAATTTAATGTTAGGAAAAGAATACGAAATTCCTAAAAAATCTGTTTATCAAGCGTTAAGAAAAGAATCTCTCTACGACGTAAATAAAGCTATAAAGACTTACTATTTACTCAAAAAAAATTCTGAAAAAGAATACAGTTTTGAGAACCCAGGTGAGTTGAATAAATTAGGATATGAATTATTAAGACTTGGAAAAACCAATGAATCAATAACAATATTTAAATTGGCGACAAAAGAGTTTCCTACAAATGCTAATCTTTTCGATAGTTTAGGAGAAGCTTATTTTACAGGTAAGCAATACAGTTTAGCATTGGAGAGTTATAAAAAAGCAATCAGTCTTGGCGGAACTAGCGGTCATGCTGAAAAAATGATCGATAAAATAGAGAAAGAAATAGGAAAGTAA
- a CDS encoding helix-turn-helix domain-containing protein — MDKYSFLEIAAFTGIFLVLFLALFLLTVKTKHKLANWLLAFFLFTNAVDACKFLMRDFPVNFINLEAFRWSINYLVPASFYLYVLSVCFSKFRLKPKHLWHTIPFIAFNLYMTYGIYIEDRASKVSFINALSESPIMQFFHILFEVLFQVYFIASFLVIRKSKTVYLENYTNPNISILNALYKITILYYVLHFLVLIRWLVTFIFGVGELRQWIVILDGFAFFFCTCWYLFVALNKPEFFRGVNAQLKPILELLPKQKPSPAIDDQKNKQILALKEFMIEKEPYLDSSLTIQDLAEQVKMPVKDLSALINLYMNKHFFDFINEYRIEKAKEILKDPLQKELTILEILYQVGFNSKSSFSTSFRKYTGKTPTDFRKNPN; from the coding sequence ATGGACAAATACAGCTTTTTGGAAATAGCAGCATTTACTGGAATATTTTTGGTGCTGTTTCTTGCCTTATTTTTATTGACTGTAAAAACTAAGCACAAACTTGCAAATTGGCTTCTCGCTTTTTTTCTGTTTACAAATGCTGTGGATGCTTGTAAATTTTTGATGCGTGATTTTCCTGTTAATTTCATCAACCTAGAAGCATTTCGTTGGAGTATTAATTATTTGGTTCCGGCATCGTTTTATCTCTATGTATTGTCTGTTTGTTTTTCCAAATTTCGATTAAAACCGAAACATTTATGGCATACCATTCCGTTTATTGCTTTCAATTTGTATATGACGTATGGGATTTATATTGAAGACAGAGCTTCTAAAGTGAGTTTCATCAACGCTTTGAGCGAATCACCTATTATGCAATTTTTTCATATTCTTTTCGAGGTCCTATTTCAAGTTTATTTTATTGCTTCATTTTTGGTGATCAGAAAGTCTAAAACCGTCTATCTCGAGAATTATACAAATCCAAATATCTCTATCCTAAATGCACTTTACAAAATAACAATTCTATATTATGTCTTACATTTTTTAGTACTGATAAGATGGCTGGTTACTTTTATCTTTGGTGTGGGAGAGCTCAGACAATGGATTGTAATCCTTGATGGGTTTGCTTTTTTCTTTTGTACGTGTTGGTATCTATTTGTTGCCTTAAACAAACCTGAATTTTTCAGAGGAGTTAATGCTCAATTGAAGCCTATCTTAGAGCTACTTCCGAAACAAAAACCTTCTCCTGCAATTGATGATCAAAAAAATAAACAGATTTTAGCTTTAAAAGAATTTATGATTGAAAAAGAACCCTATCTCGATTCTTCATTAACGATTCAGGATTTGGCAGAGCAAGTAAAAATGCCCGTAAAAGATCTATCGGCTTTGATTAATCTATATATGAACAAGCATTTTTTTGATTTCATTAATGAATATCGGATCGAAAAAGCGAAGGAAATTTTGAAAGATCCTCTGCAAAAAGAACTCACTATTTTAGAAATTCTTTACCAGGTTGGTTTCAATTCTAAATCATCGTTTAGTACTTCTTTTAGAAAATATACCGGAAAAACTCCAACAGATTTCAGGAAAAATCCAAATTAA